Proteins encoded within one genomic window of Candidatus Kryptoniota bacterium:
- the sufB gene encoding Fe-S cluster assembly protein SufB: MKNSSNDLTVEQLANSEYKYGFVSDVEEEKIPKGLDEDVIRLISKKKNEPEWMLEWRLKSYRHWLTMKEPHWSNVKYGPIDYQDIIYYAAPKRKPQLNDLGEADPSLVKAFEKLGIPIEEQKRLAGVAVDAVFDSVSVATTFKEKLSELGIIFCSMSEALQKYPDLVRKYLGTVVPYTDNFFASLNSAVFSDGSFAYVPKGVRCPMELSTYFRINASETGQFERTLIVAEDGAYVSYLEGCTAPIRDTNQLHAAVVELIALDDAEIKYSTVQNWYPGDKEGKGGIYNFVTKRGACRGVNSKISWTQVETGSAITWKYPSCLLQGDNSVGAFYSVAMTNNLQQADTGTKMIHIGKNTRSTIISKGISAGRSNNSYRGQVRITKKAENARNYSQCDSLLIGDKCGAHTFPYLETNNPTAQVEHEATTSKIGADQIFYLNQRGISTEDAVRMIVNGYCKEVFKQLPMEFAVEATRLLGMSLEGSVG, translated from the coding sequence ATGAAGAACAGCAGCAACGATCTTACTGTCGAACAGCTAGCCAACAGCGAATACAAGTACGGATTCGTCTCTGACGTCGAGGAAGAGAAAATCCCAAAGGGTCTGGACGAGGATGTAATCCGGCTCATCTCGAAGAAAAAGAACGAGCCCGAATGGATGCTCGAGTGGCGGCTTAAGTCTTACCGGCACTGGCTCACGATGAAGGAACCGCACTGGTCGAACGTGAAGTACGGTCCGATCGACTACCAGGACATCATTTATTACGCCGCCCCAAAAAGGAAACCACAGCTCAATGACCTCGGCGAAGCGGACCCGAGTCTCGTCAAGGCCTTTGAAAAGCTGGGAATCCCGATCGAAGAACAGAAGCGGCTTGCCGGCGTTGCTGTGGACGCGGTGTTCGACAGTGTTTCGGTCGCGACTACATTCAAAGAAAAGCTGAGCGAGCTCGGAATTATTTTCTGCTCGATGTCGGAAGCTCTTCAGAAATATCCTGACCTTGTAAGGAAGTATCTTGGAACGGTAGTACCGTACACGGATAATTTTTTCGCGTCACTCAACTCGGCTGTGTTCAGCGACGGCTCATTTGCATATGTACCGAAGGGCGTCCGCTGTCCGATGGAACTATCGACTTATTTTCGTATTAACGCTTCCGAGACAGGCCAATTCGAAAGAACTCTCATCGTCGCGGAAGATGGCGCGTATGTCAGCTACCTCGAGGGATGTACGGCACCCATACGGGACACGAACCAGCTTCACGCCGCGGTGGTGGAGCTCATCGCGCTTGATGACGCGGAAATAAAATATTCGACCGTTCAGAATTGGTATCCCGGCGACAAGGAAGGCAAGGGCGGAATTTACAACTTCGTCACCAAGCGCGGCGCGTGCAGGGGAGTCAATTCCAAAATTTCCTGGACACAGGTCGAGACCGGTTCCGCAATCACCTGGAAATATCCGAGCTGTTTGCTGCAGGGCGATAATTCTGTCGGTGCATTTTACTCGGTCGCAATGACAAATAACCTTCAGCAGGCGGACACCGGCACTAAGATGATACACATCGGAAAGAACACCAGGAGTACTATTATTTCAAAAGGCATCTCTGCGGGACGAAGCAACAACAGTTACCGCGGCCAGGTAAGAATCACGAAGAAAGCTGAGAACGCCCGGAACTACTCGCAGTGCGATTCTCTTCTCATCGGTGATAAATGCGGCGCTCATACCTTCCCGTACCTGGAGACGAACAATCCCACGGCGCAGGTTGAGCACGAAGCCACGACATCAAAGATCGGTGCGGATCAGATATTCTATTTGAACCAACGGGGAATCTCGACCGAAGACGCGGTCAGGATGATAGTGAATGGGTACTGCAAAGAAGTCTTCAAGCAGCTCCCGATGGAATTCGCGGTTGAGGCGACGCGTCTCCTCGGGATGAGCCTCGAAGGAAGTGTCGGTTGA
- the sufC gene encoding Fe-S cluster assembly ATPase SufC produces MLEIKNLFVSVEGKEILKGISLSVHAGEVHAIMGPNGSGKSTLANVLAGRSDYKITAGEVTYEGKDLLAMTPEVRAREGLFLAFQYPVELPGVNNTTFLRTALNEIRRYRGEAEISAGAFLSLLKKRMQLVEMPDTLLSRAVNEGFSGGEKKRNEILQMAVLGPKLAILDETDSGLDIDALRTVANGVNKLRTKENAIVLVTHYQRLLNYIVPDFVHVLYQGKIVKSGGKELALELEEKGYDWAKDKNEIVTAD; encoded by the coding sequence ATGTTAGAAATTAAAAACTTGTTTGTCTCTGTCGAAGGCAAGGAAATCCTGAAGGGTATCTCTCTTTCTGTCCATGCCGGTGAGGTTCATGCGATAATGGGACCGAACGGTTCAGGCAAGAGCACGCTCGCGAATGTGCTCGCCGGCCGATCGGACTACAAAATCACCGCGGGCGAAGTGACTTACGAAGGCAAAGATCTTCTTGCCATGACTCCGGAAGTAAGGGCTCGTGAAGGCCTGTTCCTGGCGTTCCAATATCCAGTGGAGCTGCCGGGCGTAAACAACACCACATTCCTCCGCACGGCACTTAACGAGATCAGAAGGTACCGCGGCGAAGCGGAGATCAGTGCGGGCGCATTCCTTTCTCTCCTCAAGAAGAGAATGCAGCTTGTAGAAATGCCCGACACGCTATTGAGCCGCGCGGTCAATGAAGGTTTTTCAGGCGGCGAGAAAAAGAGGAACGAAATCCTCCAGATGGCCGTACTCGGACCGAAACTCGCCATACTCGACGAGACCGACTCCGGACTCGATATCGACGCTTTGAGGACGGTGGCAAACGGCGTCAACAAACTCAGGACAAAGGAAAATGCGATAGTTCTCGTCACGCATTACCAGAGACTTTTAAACTACATCGTTCCCGACTTCGTGCACGTTCTTTACCAGGGTAAGATCGTGAAATCCGGCGGCAAGGAGCTGGCACTCGAGCTTGAGGAAAAGGGATACGATTGGGCAAAGGACAAAAACGAGATTGTCACCGCAGATTAA
- the sufD gene encoding Fe-S cluster assembly protein SufD, which produces MPDTSSIKNWYLTLFKDFENQLNGEKSGAFHRFRKEAIDRFAHLDFPDTHQEDWRFTDIGPILEHSFAFAPGTNPSAPDKNVLERNRLSSGHTLVFVNGFINENASDISSLPDGVTAGSLARLLKSGDSSAVENVRRYAPAVEDAFTALNSAFAVDGAYIAVPDNTTVEDPINVIFISQPTDKIIIQPRNLVIAGRNSRVKVIEQYVGANDGVYFTNAVTAIHGSEGSTIDSTIVQSESRNSYHVATTAASLESGAGYTSHAISLGAKIYRHNLNVALTGEGSSTNLEGLYLLSGDQLSDTHSFIDHIAPHCTSGEHYKGILDGRSRGVFNGKIMVRKGAQQTNSYQENRNIILSNDAKVDTKPQLEIFADDVKCSHGATVGQLSKESMFYLRSRGISEEEARLILIYAFASDVLKDMTTDELKTRLENLLSQRFLGTEK; this is translated from the coding sequence ATGCCTGATACAAGCAGTATTAAGAACTGGTACTTGACTTTATTCAAGGATTTCGAAAACCAGTTGAACGGAGAGAAATCGGGAGCATTTCACAGGTTCCGGAAAGAGGCGATAGATCGGTTCGCGCATCTCGATTTTCCCGACACACACCAGGAAGACTGGCGGTTCACGGACATCGGTCCGATACTGGAGCATAGCTTTGCGTTCGCGCCCGGCACCAATCCATCGGCACCCGACAAGAATGTTCTGGAGCGAAACCGGTTGTCGAGCGGCCACACACTCGTATTCGTAAACGGCTTCATTAATGAAAACGCGTCCGACATTTCTTCGCTTCCTGATGGAGTGACTGCCGGAAGTCTCGCACGTCTGCTCAAATCTGGCGACTCGTCTGCCGTCGAGAATGTCCGCCGTTATGCGCCTGCGGTCGAAGACGCTTTCACTGCGCTCAACTCCGCGTTTGCCGTCGACGGCGCGTACATTGCGGTACCCGACAACACCACCGTTGAAGATCCGATAAATGTGATTTTCATTTCTCAACCGACCGATAAAATCATTATCCAGCCGAGGAACCTTGTGATCGCAGGCAGAAACTCCCGCGTGAAAGTCATCGAACAGTATGTGGGTGCGAACGACGGGGTGTACTTCACAAATGCCGTCACGGCAATACACGGCTCGGAAGGCTCGACAATCGACTCGACGATCGTGCAATCGGAAAGCCGGAACTCGTACCACGTCGCGACGACGGCGGCGTCTCTGGAATCCGGCGCCGGGTATACGTCGCACGCGATCTCTCTCGGCGCGAAAATATACCGGCACAACCTGAACGTAGCCCTGACCGGCGAAGGAAGCAGCACGAACCTCGAAGGATTGTATTTACTATCGGGCGACCAGCTTTCCGACACTCACTCGTTCATAGATCACATTGCGCCGCATTGCACGAGCGGGGAGCATTATAAAGGAATACTAGACGGCAGGTCGCGAGGCGTTTTTAACGGGAAGATCATGGTGCGCAAAGGCGCGCAGCAAACCAACTCGTACCAGGAAAACAGGAACATAATTTTATCGAACGACGCGAAGGTGGACACCAAACCGCAGCTAGAAATATTTGCAGACGATGTGAAATGCTCGCACGGCGCGACCGTCGGACAGCTTAGCAAAGAATCGATGTTTTACCTGAGATCGCGCGGCATCAGCGAAGAGGAAGCTCGGCTCATATTGATTTACGCTTTCGCGAGCGACGTGCTGAAAGACATGACCACCGATGAGTTGAAGACCAGACTTGAGAATTTACTTTCTCAGAGATTCCTCGGGACTGAGAAGTGA
- a CDS encoding SUF system Fe-S cluster assembly protein — MEQADKKVIEDKVIEAVKECFDPEIPVNIWELGLIYEIDVNDDPVVNIKMTLTAPGCPAARSLPIEVHERVAQIPEVKDVNVEIVWDPPWTPEMMSQEAKLELGFM; from the coding sequence ATGGAACAGGCAGATAAAAAAGTAATAGAAGACAAGGTGATCGAGGCAGTCAAGGAGTGCTTCGATCCGGAGATACCGGTGAACATCTGGGAGCTCGGCCTGATATACGAGATCGATGTCAACGATGACCCGGTTGTCAACATAAAGATGACACTGACTGCGCCGGGATGTCCTGCGGCGCGTTCGCTTCCGATCGAAGTGCATGAGCGAGTAGCACAGATACCGGAGGTGAAGGATGTGAATGTCGAAATAGTCTGGGATCCGCCGTGGACGCCCGAGATGATGTCACAGGAAGCGAAACTGGAATTAGGATTTATGTAA
- a CDS encoding Rrf2 family transcriptional regulator, with the protein MKVTAQEEYGLRCLLRIGSTNLPEGMTIPDISQLEGLSPANVAKLLRILRLGGFIGSARGRSGGYKLARPAENIIVGEVLAALGGRIYNPTFCDAHTGTNPVCNHIIDCSMRSLWRSIQNALDVVLSKVTLKDMLGNEKVVTDLVMALSSSIGEQQSVN; encoded by the coding sequence ATGAAAGTCACCGCACAGGAAGAGTACGGATTGCGCTGCCTATTGCGCATCGGGAGTACCAATCTCCCGGAAGGAATGACAATACCGGATATCAGCCAGCTGGAAGGTCTCAGTCCCGCGAATGTGGCGAAGCTCCTGCGAATACTTCGGCTCGGCGGGTTCATCGGGAGTGCCCGCGGTCGATCGGGCGGTTATAAACTCGCACGACCGGCTGAGAATATAATCGTGGGTGAAGTGCTGGCTGCACTCGGCGGAAGAATTTATAACCCCACGTTCTGCGACGCCCACACCGGAACAAACCCGGTCTGCAATCATATTATCGACTGCTCGATGCGATCGCTATGGCGATCGATACAGAACGCGCTAGATGTCGTTCTCAGCAAGGTTACTCTTAAAGACATGCTCGGGAACGAAAAAGTTGTGACGGATCTTGTTATGGCATTGAGCAGCAGTATAGGTGAGCAGCAGTCGGTGAATTGA